The stretch of DNA ATTAAATACCTTCGCCATTGGGCCTGACGTAATATCGAACTCAATTTTCTTCATCGGCAGACCATGCCACAAGTTTACTTTTACAGCGCCTTTTGCCAGCCATTGATTGATGTCACCTATATAGCTGTTGTAAAAATAGTATTTGGCGGTTAATGCATGATACGCGCCTTGGATTGACCAGCGGTAATAGACTTCACAGCCATCACCTTGGAGCTGCTTGATAATATCTTTGTTAGCAGTGATCCAAATGCAGCGGATGAATTGACTCTGTTGCCAGTGTTTATAAAGGTATTTACTGTTATCGGAAAATAGCTCTTTATAGCTGCCAAATACGGCTTTATTGGCATTTCGAGGCGCAAGCGCTGATAGTTTATAGATCAGCTTTCTTGTCGCTGCTTTAGCCCACTGTAAATCCGAATTCTGCATTGTTTTTGTACCTTATTTTTGTACCTTATTAATGTCATTGTTTGGCATTTTGGCCGCGAGGCTATTTTTGATCTCGGTTGAGGAGATCTCTCCAGTGCGACTTAGATAAACAACATCGCACAGTATTGACAGTTCATCAAATTCTCCCTGCCAATCATCTCCCATCCCAAAAATGCTGATATCGTGTTTACAGATATCTTTGGCCTTTTGCTGCCAATGGGTTTCAGGCACCACCATGTCGACGTACTTACACGCTTCAACAATTTCAGCCCGTTGCAGGTAACTAAAAAATGCGGCTTTACCTTTTAACGCATTAAACTCATCCGTTGAAACGGCCACTATCAACTTATCACCGAGGGCTCTAAGGCGTTTGAACAGACGTACATGGCCAAAATGAAATAGATCGAAGGTGCCGTAAGTAATAATCGTTTTCATAATGTTCTCTCTTATATTCTCTAGGTGAGCGCTAAATAGGGACTCGTTATCAATCGACATTAGTTTCAGTTGTTGATGACTCGCTAATGATGGTTATTGCTTAACCGTGTTTATCGGTGTTTTGTGTTTAACAGATTTGGTAAATATGGACATGCTGACTAACGACCAATATTTACTGCGCTGGTTAATACAAAGGTATTCGGCTTCAACAAATTCACGCTCTTCTATCGGTGCTGCAGCGTCGATAACCAATTGCAATGG from Shewanella sp. Choline-02u-19 encodes:
- a CDS encoding adenylyltransferase/cytidyltransferase family protein, which translates into the protein MKTIITYGTFDLFHFGHVRLFKRLRALGDKLIVAVSTDEFNALKGKAAFFSYLQRAEIVEACKYVDMVVPETHWQQKAKDICKHDISIFGMGDDWQGEFDELSILCDVVYLSRTGEISSTEIKNSLAAKMPNNDINKVQK